The DNA window ACAATTTTTCTACAATGTTTTCATCTTatctatattgtttttattatattatcccTCTGTCCAGCACTTTGAATGACACTTGATGTCTTTTAACTGTGCTATAAAGATGACTTGACTTGACAATAGAGAAACGAGGAAGCGGTGTCCTTTGCCTCATTCTATTCTCATCCATAACCCgcatatttttgttcttttggtttCTTCCGCGTTTGGAGCCATGTGCAACTTGACGTGCAGTCTGAGCTCTGGAGAAGCAGGAATGTGGATTCTACCGCAGATATCCGGTTAAAACCTTTGGGAGAGAGatcaaagttttgtttttgtatttgatACCGCGTTGGTTCTGCGGAAAGAAAGACACGATAGTAAGTACATTTGTGCAGAGGTTTGTTGCATCATTCAGTGTTATGCGATCTCCTTATTTTCCCCGCACTCATCTTCAGATCAGAAATAGGTCCGACATGTTTGTTCACATTTTTTAGTTTTTGGTCCGGGCTGCtgcataaaaacagaaacacatcgaCAACATTCCGCCGAATTAAATCCATATTAGACTTCAAACGCACTAAATAATTTCTGAAGCAGAATCGGCTGGAATACGAAAACATCTACACAACTAAATAAATAGTGGTTTGCATTACTCGATTTGCACTAATTTGCATTAGCAGTAACAATAAGTGAGCGGGAGGAGTGAGGCgtggggtcttcacacacccccgttctctgttcGCCATCTGGGGCAGGGGTTTGGTCGGTGTCTGGGCTAGTGGGCTGACAAGACTGACACACTTTGTACAGTTACATCATAGTCATTGGTTACAACACAtagcaagggcgtagatttggttttggcattggtggggacggatgattcaaccactGAACTCTGCCctgttccttttttcctttttgtcgcttcttgagaaaaaaaaaaaaaaaaaaggagaaatatacttgcctacatatgctattcttcatgcttttaaatcatttaaaattatagttcatagttttatatgtgaattatataatgttaagttactattaaacaaatgactgactaagtattttaggctttagtttacttcagccatattccatatcaatcaggtatcatacaaacataaaaatagcttcaaatacagtcatgacaataaaagaatatgactttaaggacttaacaacattagTTCAGTTATAGTGCACCAACATCTCTAACacattagcactaagggaacactgaataacctggtggtttttgtccataaaaccaCTTAGCTACGATTACCACAAAAGATCTCTCGGCAAAACgatgcaacattttaggcacaATATTGCCCCAATCaaatcagtgagctgggatgttttattctcaacatgaactactgttacagcaaaagacatggactactggtgtcccacacaacaactcaatgtccaTGTGAAGGGGCCACACACATGCCTGCTCCTCTTgttaactgagataaactgctggcatatttgttttacatctatactgtccagtctctcctggtggacatgGCATACATCAGGATTGTTTAATCTCATTTGAGTCATTGTTGACCTTAGCCATCTTTTTAGTCTTGTGAGagcactgaagcttctttcagcctcaGTACATGCGTTTTATCCTCAGATTAAAATTATTGTGTGCTTGATGTGCCTCACCTTTGGGCCTGGCTCTTCCCCTCTGACTGCACTAGGACATATTGCTAcctgataaaataacacatGGATTTGTGCCATATAAAAAGTGAGACATGtcaattcagattctttgtcaaatatacactaatgaaacaatttacatcagcagcctaacaattgtcatgataataaatactagttaatctatagcaccaaatcatcagtcagtcacctgtgacctcgcctcttcacctctgtccgagctacaacatggcagagctgcctctgtcacctgatgAATAACAGTGAGCCATTCcacatacatgcagtcacacatgtgcttcaaatacagtcatgaaccACCAAGTCATCATCCAACTTCACCTGTGATTCTTGTATCACCATTACTCCACCACTACACCATTAttaaaacaatttgtgcaaaGTGCACTCcaaggtggaatatttgcaaaatcatgactacctcatgatattttgtctcaaaaatgaaccctatgaatatgtcagcaccattaggatgaaattattgtggCACCAACATTTTAACGTTAGACACATACttttaacagcctctgtaaaccAATATCCTGGCCTGCTCGAGGCtgccgttttctctgacagtttcaatcaaaattgGAAATGCTACTGTGGGAGACAGAGAACTAATAGTGCTGCCTGTTGTGCAGTCAGTTTCCaaaacacgttattcatggttacatacaatttCAGACTGATGTGGGCTaaagcctagcatagcctgtaacgttattatgaaggacacattttatgagtgaacttgaGTTTAAGTGACtaacaggtttctttgaaaattactttaataaatataaatttcgTAACTGAAGTCAGTGAATTCCATGTTGATGGCAACTGTAATTTCAGGAATAGAAACAGCATGAAGATTGAAGTGTGAGCATAAGAttcaattttaaaaacaatactAAGAACAACAATAAAGGAGCGAGCTCTTGGTGTGAGTGAGGTGGCTCTTAAAAGAGCCGTTGTTGGTAGGAGAGCGTGCAGCTTAAGCTCTCTCTCCGCGGATGCGGCGAGCCAGCTGGATGTCTTTGGGCATGATGGTGACCCTTTTGGCGTGGATAGCGCACAGGTTGGTGTCCTCGAAAAGTCCGACCAGATAAGCCTCGCTGGACTCCTGCAGAGCCATGACAGCAGAGCTCTGGAAGCGTAGGTCGGTCTTGAAGTCCTGAGCGATCTCGCGCACCAGGCGCTGGAAGGGCAGCTTGCGGATCAGCAGCTCGGTGGATTTCTGGTAACGGCGGATCTCGCGCAGAGCCACGGTACCAGGCCTATAACGGTGAGGCTTCTTGACGCCTCCGGTGGCCGGGGCGCTCTTACGGGCGGCCTTGGTAGCCAGCTGCTTCCTGGGGGCTTTGCCGCCAGTAGACTTGCGAGCAGTCTGCTTGGTTCGTGCCATTCTTcctcacttttcttttcttgtgatACGAGCAGAAAATGTAGCGAACAGAGGAGACTCGCTGCTCTTAAAGTGTGTGACGCGGTGCCGCTCCGGCTCGTGATTGGTGACGGGCTCCACGTGTAGCATCGCCCCGCCTCGGTGTGTGCTGCTCATTGGAGAAAAGTGCATTGAATTTGCGCGCTGCCGCAAGCCTCTCTGCGATTGGTGCGTGACTAATCCGCCCGCGCTCTGCGGAAATATAAGCGAGGCTTTGAGCTGATCGGGCCACATTTTCTCTTAGCCTCGATACTACGAAGAAAAGAACCTAGCCAAACATTGGGAGACTTTCAGCAACGCAAGACTGTAAACGTCTTTTCACTGAAAGACAAACGATGCCGATGAGCTGAGCTGTGTTTTTCCCCTCGGACTGCCGGACTCTGTTTTGGGTTTGCAAACTTTGCTGAAGTACACAAACCTAAAAATCTGTaggtggttttgttttctccgtTTGGAGCTTTTTGAGCCATGCCTGGCCACAGCACAGGGGCTCCACGCCACAAGTACCCTAGCTCTTGCTCTAGGGCAGACAACCATCGACCCAACCGGACTATATCCAGGGACAGCACAACCAGCCAAGACTCCTACAAGGATCCTCATGGGGAGCAAATACGTGACCACTCCCGCTATTCAGAGGGCAGGTATGGTCGAGGAAGAAGCCACCCTCGAAACGGCACAGGAAGGGGTTCAGAGACAATAGGATTTATTCCGGGGTCGGCAGACAGCGTGCCGAGCAGCAGGCAGTCCTGTGCCTCCATGGGCTGGAGTAGCTGTAAGGCTCTTATCTGTTCTGTTCTCACCTGTGGATTTTATGGCACCCGGGAGCCCTGCCTCCCCGTTAACGAGAGCTCCACAGACCATACCCCCAAAACGGTCGGTGACCCTCGACCTCCTAACAGCATAGCTGTGAAAACCCCTGGCATGTCTTTGGAGCCCAATAATAAGCAGCCCAAGACCCCCAGGTTGCCCCTGAATGACAGTTTCCGTTACCCAGATGTGCACATAGCAGGTCAGAAGGTAAAGTACCCAGTTGCTGACCCCAAACGGGGTCGCGCATCAGGTAAAGGGGATAACCAGCGGCCGGTCAGCAGCACCAGCCTTATATCCTACGAAGACTACGACTTGGATGAGCAGAGCGACAAAGACATTGACTCTCTGATCACCAAGAAGCTGCTGGAGCTTTACGCCCTGCATCAGATTGACCAGCTGGCCAAGTGCACCTCTGATTCCTCCTTCTCCCGCAAGACCAACGAGATCAGCGAGCTCATCTACAGCATCGCTCAGGACTACAACCTGGAGGAGCAAGAGGCCGAGTGCAAGCTGGTGCACGGGGTCATCCGCATCAGCACGCGGAAGGGCAAAAGGAACAAGGGCTACCTGTCGACCGGGCAGCATCATAACAGCAGGAGGGATGGGACCTTCATGAGCAGTGATTTTCCAGAGGTGAAAGTGTCGGAGCAGACGCCATTAGACGAGCTGGCGAGAAAGATGAGAAATTACAGCGGGCGAACATATTCCTCCAGCACTACTACGGCTTACTCAGCGTACCACCACGACACTGAAACCTACTCCTCAGGCGCTCCTCTGATTCTCTAAaagtcaaacaaaaacaatgagaTGTAGCCAGTTACATGGGCTATTTCATCCTCCCGCTGTTACCAAGTTGAGCACCTTTTACCCCGAGTGGTTGTACTTCTGCCTTTAAGTGGTCTAGCTACTACCTGCTGTTTTCAAGCAAAAGGCCCACTGAGGAGACTCTCCCCCCCTATTGGGGGGAGTCACCATCGCTCAGGGTGGTGTGCTGCCCAACATCCAGGCTGTGCTGCTGCCCAAGAAGACCGAGAAGCCAGCCAAGGCCAAGTAAACGCAAAGCGCTCTGCTTCACCAAAAACAAAGGCTCTTTTAAGAGCCAAACACTTCCCTCTAAGCAAAGATTCTTCTTGCTGTTACTGTGTCTGTAACATTTTGTGTACTGTGAAATGTAGCTTATGCATTgtgatttattttgaaatgtatgtTCATTCATGTCGTCTTACATAGTCAGGGACTGAAATCCACCTTCAAAATATACTATCATGAGTGCTTAAGCagtgtgtttcttttattcacAAGACAAGAATAGACGGTCTTAATATAAagtcaaaataaaactaaagcaaaaaGCTCTGTCTCTCCTGAGTGGTTAAGGCTTGTGCCTTGTTCAACCTCATTGCTCATCTTACTAATTTAGAATAAATTGGATGTCACCAATTATTAGCTTCATAACTACAACTGTAGACACTCATCATGGTTCACTCGCTTGATAATTAAAGCAGTTTCTACACTCATGGAAACAGACAACACGTGGTACATGACACTGTGGCAAGATCACAAACCTTGTCAAACACAATAGGAAATCATAACAACGTGAGGAAAGGGACAGGTGGACTTCTTTGGTGCTGCAGGAACTACCCAGGTACAGAGGGAGGAAAATGTGGAGCTGTTAGCAACATGTTCAGCACCACTGCTGCTAAATTTGGGACATTTTGCAAAGTCACTTACATCTACGCTTAGTTAACCCCTGTTTTAAGGACAGTAGTGGGTttgagcaggattcgaacctgggcCTCCTGGTCTCAATGCGGCTATTCACCCCATTGTGTTCTCAGAGCATTTCATGCGACCTTAAAGCTCTCAAGAATTACATTAAGTTGCTGAACCCTGACCTCTGACGTGGCAGATTAGTTGGCTTAGCTATAAACTTTGGTGTGTAACTCTGTATGGATCGAAGAATGTATTGACAGTGGGGGTCTGCCTGTCGTAAAATGAGTAAAAGCTGCCTCAGCCAGATAAACAATAGAATTAGAGGAAAACTACTGAGGAGGGGGATACAGGGCAGCCCCGGCCTCTCCTCCAGCTGGGATATCCAAAGAATCGGTGAGGTCAAGAAGTAAACCTCAAGGctatattttgaaaaaaaaaaggaattcccAGCATCCTTAACTCTACAGAGCTCCATTAGTTCAAATGTACACAAATCAAATTGGTTATGAAATCAGTAATGAAATCAATACATGCTAAAATAACAGCTGTATGGGTTCAGCTTGGAGTAAAATGTGTCTTTGAAATCACCTAATATCAGCTCACTTGGCCTAGATTTAGTCAGGTTAGGTTGTAGAGCATTTTGAGTGGATTATATTGGCTAGGTATCATTAACCTATACGTGTACTTCCACTAAAA is part of the Maylandia zebra isolate NMK-2024a linkage group LG3, Mzebra_GT3a, whole genome shotgun sequence genome and encodes:
- the LOC101468092 gene encoding histone H3 — protein: MARTKQTARKSTGGKAPRKQLATKAARKSAPATGGVKKPHRYRPGTVALREIRRYQKSTELLIRKLPFQRLVREIAQDFKTDLRFQSSAVMALQESSEAYLVGLFEDTNLCAIHAKRVTIMPKDIQLARRIRGERA